Proteins from a single region of Oscillatoria sp. FACHB-1406:
- a CDS encoding YlxR family protein — MGESQAKQPNARRCISCRKVAPKDAFWRVVRVYPSRTVQLDWGMGRSAYLCATESCLKAARHKNRLGRALKTAIPETIYQSLELRLGAGALSAPPKE, encoded by the coding sequence ATGGGAGAATCCCAAGCGAAACAACCTAACGCGCGCCGCTGCATTAGCTGCCGCAAAGTCGCCCCGAAAGATGCCTTTTGGCGAGTTGTGCGAGTCTATCCATCGCGAACGGTACAATTAGATTGGGGTATGGGACGGTCTGCTTATCTGTGTGCTACCGAGTCCTGCCTGAAAGCAGCCAGACACAAAAATCGCCTGGGGCGAGCGTTAAAAACCGCAATCCCCGAAACGATTTATCAAAGCTTGGAACTGCGCCTCGGCGCGGGCGCTCTAAGCGCTCCCCCGAAAGAATAA
- the infB gene encoding translation initiation factor IF-2, with amino-acid sequence MNAGKTRIYELSKELNRDNKDILEICERLNIAVKSHSSTIDDAQVERIRAEAKRYPHKAPSGVGSSDSVGNRPAARGNERNPEPARELRKPQIREILKSTTPPSSQASAPTPPKSMVQAARPRSPLEPSKSVEEALEPLETPNREDKPWEGETDSDFAASPEPEASSPQLLSPPPRGAKSPDFTKVSAIEKPILSKPKKKVKPGEARSSSPAPRPSAGTEGKTPVKPAAPVKGSGKGPALGARPKPPNAPKLDATLAPPPERTVPTPDDELEEETLLLDPPTEKPKLKRPTPPRAFKRDAEWEDEEEEGADGKGKVGKAGKLAGKGKRRSTMLEDEEEDLEELQTQLQSQSSVSISIARPPKPAAMQAAEQATVAAKKARKATPKTGDSSSSRNKTRERQTAKVAPTTPDRIVLPESLTVRELAERLYISENDVITKLFMQGIGVKITQTIDLATAKLVTDELGVTVEAQQAEKSAAAKTEMIEERDLESLQRRPPVVTIMGHVDHGKTTLLDSIRKTKVAQGEAGGITQHIGAYHVDVEHNGQTEQVVFLDTPGHEAFTAMRARGARITDIAILVVAADDGVQPQTREAISHAKAAGVPIIVAINKIDKPDSNPDRVMQELTELQLVPEEWGGETIMVPVSAMTGENLDTLLEMILLVAEVEQLEANPDRNGKGTVIEAHLDKAKGPVATLLIQNGSLRVGDIVVAGSTFGKIRAAIDDRGNRVEDATPSFAVEILGLNDVPLAGDEFEAFDNEKQARELAESRAMAIRETRLTSAPGRVSLSSLSAQAQEGTLKELNLIVKADVQGSVEALLGALKQLPQGEVQVSVLFAAPGEITETDVDFAAASSAVIVGFNTALGSGARQAADRAGVDIREYNIIYNLLDDVQAAMEGLLEPEEVEEYLGTAEVRQVFNIGKGSVAGCYVQSGRIVRNRRIRVRRGNEVIHEGTLDSLKREKENTTEVKAGFECGIGTAKFNEWKEGDLIEVHQMILKRRTLSVK; translated from the coding sequence ATGAACGCAGGAAAAACGAGAATTTACGAGCTATCTAAAGAATTGAACCGAGATAACAAAGATATTTTGGAAATTTGCGAACGGCTTAACATTGCCGTAAAAAGTCACAGCAGTACCATTGACGATGCCCAAGTCGAACGGATTCGGGCAGAAGCAAAACGCTATCCTCACAAAGCACCAAGCGGTGTGGGGTCGAGCGATTCCGTAGGAAACCGCCCAGCAGCGCGGGGTAACGAACGAAACCCCGAACCCGCCCGCGAACTCCGCAAACCCCAAATTCGAGAAATCTTGAAATCAACGACCCCTCCCTCTTCCCAAGCATCGGCTCCCACCCCCCCAAAATCTATGGTGCAAGCTGCTCGACCGCGATCGCCGCTCGAACCTAGCAAGTCGGTCGAGGAGGCGCTCGAACCTTTAGAAACCCCCAACCGCGAAGACAAGCCCTGGGAGGGCGAAACCGACTCGGATTTCGCCGCTTCGCCCGAACCGGAAGCGTCCTCGCCGCAATTGCTATCGCCGCCGCCGCGCGGTGCGAAATCTCCGGATTTCACCAAAGTTAGCGCGATCGAGAAACCGATCCTCAGCAAACCGAAGAAAAAGGTGAAACCGGGCGAAGCCCGGAGCAGCAGTCCTGCCCCCCGCCCCTCTGCCGGAACAGAAGGAAAAACGCCCGTCAAACCAGCAGCGCCCGTGAAAGGTTCGGGGAAAGGCCCTGCTCTGGGAGCCAGACCCAAACCCCCCAACGCGCCGAAACTCGATGCGACCTTAGCCCCCCCGCCGGAACGAACGGTTCCGACTCCCGACGACGAGTTAGAGGAAGAAACCTTACTACTCGATCCGCCGACCGAAAAACCCAAACTCAAGCGCCCAACTCCCCCGCGCGCCTTCAAACGCGATGCCGAATGGGAAGATGAGGAAGAAGAAGGGGCAGACGGTAAAGGCAAAGTCGGTAAAGCAGGCAAGCTAGCCGGTAAAGGGAAGCGTCGCAGCACGATGCTCGAAGATGAAGAGGAAGATCTAGAAGAACTCCAAACTCAGCTTCAGAGTCAAAGTTCGGTCAGTATTTCCATTGCTCGCCCGCCCAAGCCCGCAGCAATGCAGGCTGCCGAACAAGCAACGGTAGCCGCTAAGAAAGCCAGAAAAGCGACTCCTAAAACCGGAGATAGTAGTTCCAGCCGCAATAAGACTCGCGAACGACAAACGGCGAAAGTTGCGCCGACTACGCCCGATCGCATCGTCTTGCCGGAAAGTCTGACCGTGCGCGAATTAGCCGAACGACTCTACATCTCTGAAAATGATGTAATTACCAAGCTCTTCATGCAGGGGATTGGGGTAAAAATCACCCAAACCATCGACCTGGCGACAGCGAAACTCGTCACCGACGAACTGGGCGTGACGGTTGAAGCTCAGCAGGCCGAAAAATCTGCCGCTGCGAAAACGGAGATGATTGAAGAGCGAGATCTTGAAAGTCTCCAGCGCCGTCCGCCTGTTGTTACGATTATGGGTCACGTCGATCACGGTAAAACAACCCTGCTCGACTCGATTCGCAAAACCAAAGTCGCTCAAGGCGAAGCGGGCGGAATCACCCAGCATATCGGCGCGTACCACGTTGATGTCGAACACAACGGTCAAACCGAGCAAGTGGTGTTTCTGGATACGCCCGGTCACGAAGCGTTCACGGCGATGCGCGCGCGCGGCGCTCGGATTACCGACATTGCCATTTTGGTGGTGGCAGCAGACGACGGCGTGCAACCGCAGACGCGGGAAGCGATCAGCCACGCGAAAGCTGCCGGAGTGCCGATTATTGTTGCGATTAACAAAATCGACAAGCCCGACTCCAATCCCGATCGCGTCATGCAGGAGTTGACCGAACTCCAACTCGTTCCCGAAGAATGGGGCGGCGAGACGATTATGGTTCCCGTGAGCGCAATGACGGGCGAGAACCTCGATACGCTCTTGGAGATGATTCTGCTGGTAGCGGAAGTCGAACAACTCGAAGCCAACCCCGATCGCAACGGAAAAGGTACGGTCATTGAAGCCCACCTCGATAAAGCGAAAGGTCCGGTGGCAACGCTATTGATTCAAAACGGCAGCCTGCGCGTCGGCGATATCGTCGTAGCCGGTTCGACGTTTGGGAAGATTCGCGCCGCGATCGACGATCGCGGAAACCGGGTTGAAGACGCTACGCCATCCTTTGCCGTTGAAATCTTGGGACTCAACGACGTACCCTTAGCTGGGGACGAATTTGAAGCCTTCGACAACGAAAAACAAGCTCGAGAGCTAGCCGAATCGCGAGCGATGGCGATTCGCGAAACTCGCCTAACCAGCGCCCCCGGTCGCGTCAGCTTGAGCAGTTTGTCCGCCCAAGCCCAAGAAGGAACCCTCAAGGAACTGAATTTGATTGTCAAAGCCGACGTGCAAGGCTCGGTCGAAGCACTCCTCGGCGCGCTCAAGCAGCTTCCTCAAGGCGAAGTCCAAGTCAGCGTCTTATTTGCCGCTCCCGGCGAAATCACCGAGACCGATGTGGACTTTGCCGCAGCGAGTAGCGCGGTTATTGTCGGTTTCAACACCGCTCTCGGTAGCGGCGCGCGTCAAGCCGCCGATCGCGCTGGCGTAGACATTCGCGAGTACAACATCATCTACAACCTCCTCGACGACGTACAAGCGGCGATGGAAGGTCTCCTCGAACCAGAAGAAGTGGAAGAATACCTCGGTACTGCCGAAGTTCGCCAAGTCTTCAACATTGGAAAAGGATCCGTAGCCGGGTGTTACGTGCAGTCCGGGCGTATCGTCCGCAACCGTCGCATCCGCGTCCGTCGCGGTAACGAGGTCATTCATGAAGGCACTCTCGACTCCCTCAAGCGCGAGAAGGAGAATACCACTGAAGTTAAAGCCGGTTTTGAATGCGGAATTGGCACGGCTAAGTTCAATGAGTGGAAAGAAGGCGATCTGATTGAGGTTCACCAAATGATTCTCAAGCGCCGCACGCTGTCAGTTAAATAG
- the thiS gene encoding sulfur carrier protein ThiS: MADSEITLQVNGEPFRCPPGLSLPQLLERLGLNPRLIAVEYNGEILHRQYWEGTTVQERDRLEIVTIVGGGMGD; this comes from the coding sequence ATGGCTGATTCTGAAATTACCTTGCAAGTGAATGGCGAACCGTTCCGCTGTCCGCCGGGGCTTTCTTTACCGCAATTGCTGGAACGTTTGGGGTTAAATCCGCGTTTGATTGCAGTGGAATATAACGGAGAAATTCTACACCGGCAGTATTGGGAAGGGACGACGGTACAAGAGCGCGATCGCTTGGAAATTGTGACGATTGTGGGCGGTGGAATGGGCGATTAA
- a CDS encoding thiamine phosphate synthase, whose product MGEQNGQQQVIYRILDANLDRAREGLRIIEEWCRFGLNERQLTGECKEMRQELAAWHSPELRNARDTLGDPGTDLSHPQEEKRDSIEVLLQANLCRIEEALRVLEEYSKLYEPRMGLACKQMRYRVYVLESQLLSRQRHQQLEEGLLYLVTSPHDYLFGVVEAALQGGVNVVQYRDKEADDRDRVENAHRLCQLCHNYGALFLVNDRIDLALAVDADGVHLGQQDAPIALARQLLGSQRIIGRSTTNPEEMQGAITEGADYIGVGPVYATPTKPGKTAAGLDYVRYAAENATVPWFAIGGIDPKNIHEVIAAGGERVAIVRAIMEAEQPTLVAQYLLSQLTRKHKVLRLEGNPQVHG is encoded by the coding sequence ATGGGCGAGCAGAACGGTCAGCAACAGGTCATTTACCGCATCTTAGACGCAAATTTAGACCGCGCGCGGGAGGGATTGCGGATTATTGAGGAGTGGTGTCGGTTTGGGTTGAACGAGCGTCAACTGACGGGCGAATGCAAGGAAATGCGGCAAGAGTTGGCGGCTTGGCATTCGCCGGAGTTGCGGAATGCCCGGGATACCCTCGGAGATCCGGGGACGGATTTGTCTCACCCGCAGGAGGAAAAGCGCGACAGTATCGAGGTGTTGTTGCAGGCAAATTTATGCCGCATTGAGGAGGCGTTGCGGGTTCTGGAGGAGTATAGCAAGCTGTACGAACCGCGCATGGGGCTGGCTTGCAAGCAAATGCGCTATCGGGTTTACGTTCTGGAAAGTCAGTTATTGTCTCGCCAGCGCCATCAGCAGTTAGAGGAGGGGTTGTTGTATTTGGTGACTTCGCCCCACGACTATTTGTTTGGGGTGGTGGAAGCGGCGTTGCAGGGCGGCGTGAATGTGGTGCAGTACCGCGATAAGGAGGCGGACGATCGCGATCGCGTTGAAAATGCCCATCGTCTCTGCCAATTGTGCCACAATTACGGCGCGCTATTTTTGGTCAACGATCGCATCGATCTTGCCCTCGCTGTGGATGCGGACGGCGTACACCTCGGTCAGCAGGATGCTCCTATCGCCTTGGCGCGGCAATTACTCGGCTCCCAACGTATTATCGGACGTTCCACTACTAACCCCGAAGAAATGCAAGGCGCGATTACTGAAGGGGCAGATTATATCGGCGTTGGGCCGGTTTACGCTACGCCCACGAAACCGGGTAAAACTGCGGCAGGCCTCGATTACGTTCGTTACGCTGCCGAAAATGCAACGGTTCCTTGGTTTGCGATTGGCGGTATCGACCCGAAAAATATTCACGAGGTGATTGCTGCGGGGGGGGAGCGAGTGGCGATCGTTCGTGCCATTATGGAAGCCGAACAACCGACGCTCGTCGCTCAATACCTACTCTCGCAACTCACTCGAAAACATAAGGTACTACGCTTAGAGGGAAATCCGCAAGTTCATGGCTGA
- a CDS encoding inositol monophosphatase family protein yields the protein MANEFWDNILQLTRTTTEEIGKQLVKDFGQIQAVRKDDGSLVTQADKWADKALRDAIAAAFPEHGFLSEETIHVFPANDWCWIIDPIDGTTNFTRGLPIWGISLGLLYRGTPVFGAVYFPQIQQFFHGYWYGDSGLEGPTGAFLNNRPIHTSPDEPSLNHLFNLCARSTDVATRPFPCKMRLLGVASYNLLLVACGAALGGIEATPKIWDIAAVYAILQAAGGAWVSLSDEPIFPLQVGLDYGQHPYPTLATSRAELVPIFKPLVEQISQPKVTR from the coding sequence ATGGCCAACGAGTTTTGGGATAACATTCTACAACTGACGCGAACCACGACCGAAGAAATTGGCAAGCAGTTAGTCAAAGATTTCGGACAAATTCAAGCCGTGCGCAAAGATGATGGTTCGTTAGTGACGCAAGCCGATAAATGGGCAGATAAAGCACTTCGGGACGCAATCGCCGCCGCTTTCCCCGAACACGGGTTTTTGAGCGAAGAAACGATTCACGTTTTTCCTGCGAACGATTGGTGTTGGATTATCGACCCCATCGACGGCACGACTAATTTTACGCGAGGCTTGCCCATTTGGGGCATTTCCCTCGGACTACTCTACCGAGGAACGCCCGTTTTCGGAGCCGTTTATTTTCCCCAAATCCAGCAATTTTTCCACGGATACTGGTATGGCGACTCCGGTTTAGAAGGGCCTACTGGCGCATTTCTCAACAATCGCCCCATTCATACCAGCCCCGACGAACCCAGTCTCAACCACCTCTTTAACCTCTGCGCGCGCAGTACCGATGTGGCGACTCGTCCCTTTCCCTGCAAAATGCGCCTGCTGGGCGTAGCGAGTTATAACTTGCTGCTGGTGGCTTGTGGCGCAGCGTTAGGAGGAATTGAAGCCACGCCGAAGATTTGGGATATTGCCGCCGTTTACGCGATCTTACAGGCAGCGGGTGGGGCGTGGGTTTCTCTGAGCGACGAACCGATTTTCCCGCTACAAGTCGGACTCGATTACGGGCAGCATCCTTATCCAACCTTAGCAACCAGTCGCGCCGAACTCGTCCCAATTTTTAAACCGTTGGTAGAGCAAATCAGTCAACCCAAAGTGACTCGGTAG
- a CDS encoding FAD-dependent oxidoreductase — protein MSESRSENPWQWRWPNTADFNFNYYKLLEDSKNSAIARNTNPNLRIAIIGAGVAGLTAARELFRCGYTKIDIFEASDRIGGRTYSIPVEGQKTVLEMGAMRMPFFDTPGSCNSIIDYYTTRFGITTQNFPDPGSSVADTGIFINNGYGPDLDCPYPQPHLDIWHKEAKEPPSPKYVAVYQKWSNFANMVTEVAKKKYNTPHWKDFWHAVVNNYWEYNFRELVVLKAIKTYHPCRKGFFGGLGMNEEEAELFYTIGAGDGSWGAFYDISCLYPIRTLLFGFGSNHQLIQGKFNPEGEFSPGSEYQNLLQDNLGNPLASPQYLGVQSFAECLFFEPVVSNLVDRISLYQATQTEKYDINIYTRNPVRNIEYLQSSDRLKIISKSLECEYEAAILTPPTWASQLSFNFSEFDFKTQLPFQVLNSFKNSHWITSCKVFFPLKQRYWEVSNIPQIISTDTYLQGVYGYSLDTSERDAGVLLVSYTWEDDANKFIAESDDGAFARQCLQELDEILERCKNINRPISPFVDTDKPAVIHWSRKPNYRGCAKLYREMTWNEDYALLRYNQNFSDRSHLYFAGEAFSVEGGWTEPAFRSALDSAIHLIKNTGGEFNGDFNYSQYPQYDNWKPISKS, from the coding sequence GTGTCTGAAAGCAGGAGCGAAAATCCCTGGCAATGGCGATGGCCGAATACAGCGGACTTCAACTTTAATTACTATAAGTTGCTGGAGGATAGTAAAAATAGCGCGATCGCGCGCAATACCAATCCCAATCTTCGGATTGCCATTATAGGAGCCGGAGTAGCTGGACTGACTGCCGCACGAGAATTGTTTCGTTGCGGCTATACAAAAATTGATATTTTTGAAGCGAGCGATCGGATCGGCGGGCGTACCTATTCTATCCCTGTTGAAGGACAAAAGACCGTTCTAGAAATGGGAGCGATGCGGATGCCGTTTTTTGACACACCGGGTAGTTGTAATAGCATTATTGATTATTACACCACTCGTTTTGGCATTACCACCCAAAACTTTCCCGATCCGGGTTCTTCCGTAGCAGACACCGGAATTTTTATCAATAATGGGTACGGTCCCGATCTAGATTGTCCCTATCCTCAACCTCACCTCGATATTTGGCACAAAGAGGCAAAAGAACCGCCCAGCCCAAAATATGTGGCGGTCTATCAAAAATGGTCTAATTTTGCCAACATGGTAACAGAAGTTGCCAAGAAAAAATACAACACGCCACATTGGAAGGACTTTTGGCACGCAGTCGTCAATAACTACTGGGAGTATAACTTTCGAGAACTTGTCGTTCTTAAGGCAATTAAAACCTACCACCCCTGTCGAAAAGGATTTTTCGGCGGTTTAGGGATGAATGAAGAAGAAGCCGAGCTATTTTATACAATTGGAGCAGGCGATGGATCTTGGGGCGCTTTTTACGATATTTCTTGTTTGTACCCAATTAGAACTTTGTTATTTGGATTTGGAAGCAATCATCAATTGATTCAAGGAAAGTTCAATCCTGAAGGAGAATTTAGTCCAGGATCGGAGTACCAAAACTTACTTCAGGATAATCTCGGAAATCCCCTGGCTTCACCTCAGTATCTCGGCGTGCAGTCCTTTGCCGAATGTTTATTTTTTGAACCCGTTGTTAGTAACTTAGTCGATCGAATTTCTCTATATCAAGCCACTCAAACAGAAAAATACGACATCAATATTTATACTCGCAATCCCGTCCGTAATATTGAATATCTTCAGAGCAGCGATCGCTTAAAAATCATCTCGAAAAGCTTAGAGTGCGAATACGAAGCAGCAATTCTTACACCTCCTACCTGGGCATCGCAACTGAGTTTCAACTTTTCTGAGTTCGATTTTAAAACTCAGCTTCCGTTTCAAGTATTGAACAGCTTTAAAAACTCCCACTGGATAACCAGTTGTAAAGTATTTTTTCCTTTAAAACAACGTTATTGGGAGGTATCTAATATTCCGCAAATTATTAGTACAGATACATATTTGCAAGGCGTTTATGGATACAGTCTCGATACTTCGGAGCGAGATGCTGGGGTTTTACTGGTTAGTTATACCTGGGAAGACGATGCTAATAAATTTATCGCCGAAAGCGATGATGGTGCTTTTGCTAGACAATGTTTGCAAGAACTGGATGAGATTTTAGAGCGATGCAAAAACATCAACCGACCGATTTCTCCTTTCGTCGATACCGATAAACCTGCCGTCATTCATTGGTCGAGAAAACCCAATTATCGGGGCTGTGCAAAACTTTATCGAGAAATGACTTGGAATGAAGATTATGCTTTACTCAGATATAACCAGAATTTTAGCGATCGCTCTCATCTGTATTTTGCTGGGGAAGCATTTTCTGTCGAAGGAGGCTGGACAGAACCTGCTTTTCGTTCCGCATTAGACTCCGCAATCCACCTCATTAAAAATACAGGCGGTGAGTTTAACGGAGACTTTAACTACAGTCAATATCCCCAGTACGATAACTGGAAGCCCATATCAAAATCTTAA